In Heteronotia binoei isolate CCM8104 ecotype False Entrance Well chromosome 1, APGP_CSIRO_Hbin_v1, whole genome shotgun sequence, the genomic window TGTTTCTGTCAAAGTCGAGACACTTCAGAGAAATGGATTTGAGTAACTTTCCTTTGTGTTACTCTTTGTAATCAGCTGTCTTACTGTCAGCTGAAGGATCAGCTTGCCATCCAGTCTTAACTAAACAATCTGCTAGAAAGGTCACTtagatttggatctgttgtttgAGAGGGTGTCAGATGTTAGAGTGCAGAAAATTGTTTGTCAAGATAACCCTGTCATGTTGCTTGTGGCTGCTCTTTATTCTCTTGAAGATGGGCCTGCTGCCGTTTTGAACCATGCTGCCAAGACTGAAGCTGAAAAAAGTTTTTGAAGGACTCTGTCTTCCTCAACATCCTAGTTAAACAGTGAAAGAGAATATTTGTCATCTTGTGTAGATTtttaaaagagccctgtggcacagtgttaaagctgcaatactgcagtcctaagctctgctcacgacctgagttcgatccccggtggaagctgggttttcaggtagctggcttgaggttgactcagccttccattcttccgaggtcggtaaaatgagtacccagcttgctggggggaaagtgtagatggctggggaaggcaatggcaaaccaccccataaaaagtcggccatgaaaacgtgaaagcaatgtcatcccagagttggaaacgactggtgcttgcacaggtgacctttcctttcctgtgtagATTTTATACTTTTTATCTGTCAATGCTGTGtaaattcttttcttttttaagttaaatactttttaaaaccaTTGATTATAATTCAGTGCCAGGATTTTCATAATATTCTGATTGCTAATATCCATTCTTTGGCCTTTTGTTCCAGATATTGGTCTTGTAGTCAGGGAGAGTTGGATTTTGGAAGCACAGGCATTTATACTGAAGTTTCCTGAAGTTCAAATGCAGCACACCTCATATTTGGCAGAAAATAATAGTTTTATTAATTCTGTTGTAAACTTAGTAGAAATCATTGACAAGATCTCTTTAAGAGACAGCTGTTTATAACTGAGATATCTGAAAATTGCAAGGGATTTTGTGATTCCTCTTTAGAAATTGCAGCAATCAGTGGCTCATGCAATTAATGCTGGAGATGGAGAGGCTCAGCAGTTCTTGCAACCAGTCAGACTGAATCTTGAAATCCTCTTATACAGGCTACCATTGCGAATACAAGATGAGGACAGGAAGGAAACCTGACGGCTGTGCTATTTGCTTCAAGATCTCCAAGTTTAGCCTGCTCTCCTCAAACCCAGTGGAATTCTTCCGCCGCGATATCCCACTGTTGGACCGAGATAATGTAGGGTTGGTTGTGCTCCTGCAGCCTCGGTTTCACTGTAAAGTCAGTGCAGCTATATGTGTGGCCAACACACATCTGCTATACAACCCAAGACGGGGGGACATTAAGCTAACCCAATTAGCAATTCTGCTGGCTGAAATCACCAACGTGGCCATTCAAGAAGATGGACGTTTCTGTCCCCTTGTCCTCTGTGGTGACTTTAACTCTGTCCCTTACTCTCCGCTGTACAATTTCTTAAAGGAAGGAAAACTGAACTATGAAGGACTTCCTATAGGGCAAGTAGGTATCGATTTCCTAAGGAACTGATGTTGGTTGACTTCATATAATATtgaactgggtgccccccccatCCCATCACTAATAATATTATGAAGATTCCTTGAGAACTGTGCTTTTCATGCTGTAGTGTGCTGCTTGGTCCAAAGCGCAGGAGTACAGTATCTGTTTTCAGGGAACTCTGGTCTTCTTTGGAAGCTTATTGTCACTTTCTCAATAAGAAGGTCAGTAATGGCAGACATGTTCCTGGGAAGTCAACTGGCCACCTCTGTCAGTTTTCTCCTGCAACATGCAGTTGGTGCCAGTTGTGCTCTACGGAAGCTTTGTGGGTCTTAGAGCATGTCCTTGGATCTGCAGAAGATGCTCAAGAGTTCCAGAGTAGACAAGGGGGTATTGAAATATTTCCCCAAACTAGAAAGACTTGAAAGTGCTGATATGGTGGATAGAATATTGAACGGATCAGAGACacccaggtttaaatcctcaCCCAGATATGAAGCTCTCTGGGTGTCTTTGGTCCAATCCGCTGCCTTTTGGCCTAATCTACTTTGAAGAGTAGTTATGGACATAAAATAGCATAACCTAATATAGACAATGTATTGGAAGAGAAGCTTGAAAACAGATGTGAAAATGAATAGAATAAAATCCAATAAGTGGATATATACTAAAGGAGTATGTTAATCTGTAGCAGCAAAACAAAAATTGCCATGGCAGCCTTAAACTACCTGATGTTACTGTGACATGGCCTTTCAGAACAACTACTCATTTCCCATAGTTCTTTGGAAAGCCATCACAGCTAATTTGTACAAAACTAATATGCCTTTGTAGTACAGAGAGGCTCTAAGGGTAACAGACAAGAAGACTGATTACTGGATGTGATAAATATTAAGATATTGTCTAAAATATGCTGAAGAAATTATATCACAAAATGAAGGGTGATGGCCTTTTAATACTGAAATGTATTGTGTATTTGCACTTATGAAACTTTTGTCTGCTTTATCAAAGTACTAAAGAGTAGTTATGGGATAGGAGtctattctttctcttttttgtgtaTGAAAAAAATGGTTATAGTGGGAGAGGAATAAGCAAGACAAATTTCAGCATATAGTGGGAGAAGAACAAGACAAATTTCAGCATAGTGTAAGTAAGCAGTTGGATCCCTGAATGATCTGCATTGTATTAGGCCAGTTAATATTCACAAGTGATATAGAGCCAAGAATGAGCTATGAGGTAGCCAAGTGGTAGATTACACATTTGTGGAAGATGATGGTGTCCCTTACTGGCTATGAGCTCCAAAATAGTTTCTCcaattttacttatttattaaaacatttatatcccatattttcttgtggttcaaggtggcttgCCAGAATTTGCATGACTGGACCCAAGTCACTTCCAAGTAGCCTGGGTTTAAGATAAGGCAACAATGAATATTGAACCCATTCTAGAAACGCTTGCATTTCTTTGCGGTTGTTGTTTGTTTAAGGTATCTGGACAGGAACAGTCTCCTAAGGGTAAAAGGATACTCTCTATTCCCATTTGGCCTGAAAGTCTTGGCATCTCTCAGGACTGCATGTATGAGGAACAGCAGAAGCAACTAGAAAGAGAAAGAGGTATGTTCCAGCACAAATTGTTCACACACCCCAATCTGTTTACTGTGTAAGTCACTGAGCTCCAAGCACTTAAACACAGCAGAGTTTTCTTAGAAACCTGACATAAATTTACTGTAGCCAACTGGGATTCTTGTTTCCTTCCATCGAATTACATATCAGTTCACGGGCATGTTTTGTGCTGACTGAATAAGCCACAGCTGTAGCACTGCATATGCTGTTTTGTAGCTGCTACTCATATTTTtcaagaggaaaaaaaataagaaattaaTTAGGATATACTCTACCATGACTCCAGCATGGGACTTTTCCACTCAGCTCAAAGCTGGGTGTGTTCCAAATGTCTCTTGAAAAGATAACAGGACTGCTATTTATTGAAAGCAGACTATATAACCCAGTCCTTTATAGTAATTCTGTCAATTCTGTTATACTGGCTAATAGTGGCCAGCATTCATTAGAGCACTGACatctagttttttaaaaaatgcatagtTACTGTTCAAAATTGATACTCTGTAGGGATTATCTGCTGGAAATAAATGTGCTCAATATGTTGTGTTCCAGTTTCCCCATTccaagaaaaaggaaagtaaCTTCTGTAATTTTTATCTGCATATGGGCTTTcagtcatcattttttttttcatggagtTTTCTCCTTTGACATTCGTTGTCATTTTTGCTTCCCTTTTTCTAGATAGAGGAGAGGCTAAAGAAAGTGCATTGGAGGCTGCAGAGGAGATCATAATAGTATCACAAAGGTACATATTGACATCTGGGTGATTGAAGCTCATAGGCAAGCTGACCGTCAAGCAACGCTTTGTGTTGTCTTGAGCTTGTTTAAATGAGGAACTAAGTATTCTTCTTATAACTAAATGTTatcattttattttaattctGACTTGTAGCAACCTATGTTGGAATGCTTGACATTGCCTAATATAACTCACATGGAGagagaccgatttctcactagacTTGTTCTGGTCTCTGAGCCCTTTTTCCCCTGGAACTTCTGTCCGATTTTTCACAAGCTGCTGTGGGTCTGcagcttgccctgcctctttcccaaggcaagcagaaaccagttttcagaggatcttgcttgccacaggaaagaggcagggtaAATcgcagccccatggcagcttgtgtgaaatcggacagaagcgctggggggggaaagggctccaagaccggaacaagcctagtgagaaatcggtcagaGACTTTGTTAAACTGCAGCACAAGATTACATACTGCCTTTCTTGAATTGTGATATATGGTCTGTGACTTTATATTAAAACTAGAGGATGGTACATGAACCAGTTGAACCAGAAAGTCCTTTGATATTGCCCAAATCTATAATAAATTTGAAGATCACTCTGGTGAGTACTATAAAAATGTTATATCTGAACTGGTGATCTGTCCAACTTTGCTAGTGGTTATTCCAATTGGATCCTTCAAATTTTGAGTATTTTTCTTTTTAGTAGCTTGATTTGAAGCAAAACTAGATATAAATATGTAAAATATATGGTATCATCTTTGGAAAAGCTTTATGACTAACTATTCCAAAATAATCTTTTCCTCTGTGGGAATGTACTTCCTCTAATGTTGGAATTAGCCTATAGACTGAATTTTCTGAAAAAGCtcaaatgcaattttaaaaaatgccataGTGATGTAGCATCTTCTGTGCGCTTCTTCTGACAAGGAAGTACATTCACCCAAGAAACTAGCAAGATGTAATCTATAGTAATATTTCTCTTATCGCCATGGCCAAACCGAGGAAGGCCATTCGTTAATATTTTGAGAACAAACATTTGGCCCGTCACATGTCACTAATGTCTCTGGCATCCCATTGGTTGACTTCCCTGCCCTGCCTACTTAGGCCCAGGAATGtagaacaaactgccagaagcagtcttacctcagagacagccacatctcttagctcttctctgtcaaccagcttcAGAAAGGGCTTCAGAGCTCCTGctgcctcacaaaaggccctatctacagcccacacagacagcctcccagcacacacagcctcagaaggccattgaaatagccagggagcctggctccgcttcagagggcatggctgtcccacctttactgtctttcactccctctctccctcctcccctcagccttgccccaagatggttgcctgaggagatagggaagcctcacagggtggttgttcagatcaaaggggggagagaaatgagggGAATGATGTCAACTTCTttggtccccacccccacccacccccccggcatgcacacacactgtgaagaaagactgtccttttccttagaggctgcTGGGTTGGCAACTGCAGGTTAGGAACTcccacttgggtgggtgggaagatagcaagtctATGGGGGGCACTcgctcagaggcctttagtagtACCTTTCCAAGTTAGTGGGAAATTCCTATAGGATCACTATAGACCTCTGAAAGAAAGGCCTTTCCTCATGGGAatcagtgttgccaatctccaggtgagggctggagatctctcagaattgcaactgctttccagatggatggcagagatcacctccccttgagttgaggggaggagtgaatgccttcatttaggtgagtgggaagacagccaggctggggtggggggcagtcaCCCAGAGGCCAATCCGGGCTATCAGACAGCTACCGTTGAAGCAGCAGGATCACAACAGCAGTCCGTAGTTGTCCATTCACACTGTTAGAGCACCTCAACCACGAACCTGCCACAGAAAgggttatgttttttttttaaagtcccctgGTGTGTGCTCTCAAGTCCTCAGAGTGGGgttagggggaaaaaataaccCGAATGCACCAGAAACAGTTTGGCATCATCCCACTGCTCTTCCACTTGTGAGTCATGCCTGGACATTCAGACAGACAGCAAATATGCAATCTAAATGTaattcagggggaaactaccgggaagatccaggtggctttttaatccagataggaggcgtctggagtCGGGGTGAGAGTGGGTGCAGCTCAAAGGGCAGATGTGCtcgtgtgatcatgcacatttaatccaaatgggaggcatGGTTAGGCTGGGCCAAATCTCATGTGATAGCACCCTTGGATATCCCTCAGCTGGGTTAAGGAGGCCCACTGTGAATGCCTTGTTTGGTGCTCCCCAAAGCCTGGAAGTGGAACTCCCAATCCAAGTAGATCTCCAAGTCATGAAACCATCCCCAAGTCATCAGCTGGAAGCAAATGAACTTTTTTTCCTACTGGGATCGATGAACTCTTCATTACAGCTGGATTCTGAATGCAGAAACTATGTTTTCTGGCATGGACTTTGGATCACCTTGGTCATGATGGTTCAGGTGGGCTTTGGAGCTCTACAGCCATGTAACCTTAATTATTGGTATACATTTTGATAATTTTGTCATACAGAAGTTGTTACATTGTGTTCTCATATTTGAATATTTCTGTTTCGGGTTAAAATTTGGGTCACATAATCTGTTTTCTGAGATGAATGTGTGGGGAAGAAAAGGTAGCTAAGGAAGACTATAAAAAGAATCCATTtactttttatatattttatatattttggaGGGGCATGTGAAGCTGCACCAACGTGCAGAACTCTCCAGAGAGTTctggctagtttggtgtagaggttaggggtgatgaactctaatctggagaaccagatttgattccccactcttccacatgcagctactaggtgaccttgggtcagtcacagttctctcagagctgttctctcaagagcagttgtcaaaagagctctctcagctccacctacctcacagcgggtgtctattgtggggagaggaggggaaggcgcttgtaagccactctgagactgcgagtgaagggcggggtataaatccaatctcttcttccagtATAAACATGATCTCTCCTATAATCCTTTTTTACTACAGACACTCAAAAGTACTTTTCCCACTTAGGTTACCTACAGATTTACACCATAGTTTTCAGTTGTCTTCGGCCTACACTCATTATTTGCCTgatagtggacttccagaagtaACGACTTGCCACTCAAGAGGCGCAGTCACTGTGGATTACATCTTCTATTCTGAAGCAAGAGACATATTTGAGCAACCAGGTGAGGAAATCTGGTTCAGCTGTCTATATCCTTACCACATGTACCAAATAGATACCAATATCCAGTatgccagaatcctttcaaagaTCCCATGCATAAAGCATGCAGCTGATATTGGGTGCAGCCGTATTCTTTTATTCCATCATGGGGTGCAACAGCAAAAGGACAGGTTGGTTTGGACACTAACCCCTTCCTATATTTTGCTGCTGACTGAATAAAAAGCTACATCCACACCCAAGCCACTAGTTTTAATAAGGCTCCTTTCCTACTACATCAAGCAATAGCGTACCAATAATTTCACAATTGCATAATTCTCTGACAAGTGTCCTCAGATCCATTGTCCTAGATATAATGATTCCCTTCCTTGCATAGTTTGGTTTTACGGTTGTCAGAGGGCCACAGCAAAAACAGACTGGTACGTtcactaggaatgggcacaaaccaggaaaatgcatcTTGGTTTGTGGTGAGCCATTAACTGTCGCAAATGTTTAGCCCCCAAATGAACTGGCTCAGTTTCTGAGGTTTGTGACTCATTGGaatgtctctccccacccccaccccccacccgtcATGCTAGAGACAGcagactcacaggggatctctggctaactttcctctacctgccctccaagtgtgGTGAAGATTGGGTTTTACAGGATCTGAGTTATGGCCCAGTGCCCCAGGAAAGTACTTTTCAAggaaatgacaggtggtcagctccTGTTAATCTTGTAAGCAGAGTGTTGTTTCTTCAgatctgtggtccatctagtccagcattcttaaACAGTGGCAAACAGATTGCCCTGAAGAGCCAACAGTGCATAGAGGCCAGAGCCTTcccttgatgctgcctcctgtctttggtattcagaggtttactgcctctgaatgtggtgtTTTCCTTTATTCACTTGTTTGGTAGTCCTtaatggacctatcctccatgaacctgtctaatcttcttttaaaactaTCTGGGTTTATGGCTATCACTATGTGCACTTGCAAtgaattctattttttttaattcattggATAAAGATGCATTTCCTTCTGTCTGACCTGAATctattgctcatcaatttcattgagtgcccctaATACTACGAGAGGAAGAAAAAGCTGTCCATTTCCTCCACCCCAAACATATGTTTATCAACCTTTATTGCATACTTCCttggtcatctcttttctaaattgaaaagtgtCAAGACACTTCAGTTTTCCCTCATAGAAAAGGTGCTCgtatagctgtatatgactggtttattttgttatttctgtatcttttTTTGCCTTAttcataatctgatatatgccaataaaggcttgtgtttgttGAAAAGGTGCTCCAACGCCTTAATCATCTGaattgccctcttctgcacttttcccagttctACAGTATAGTTTTCAAGATATGACAACTGTGAATATATAATTGAAGCCATATTGTAGCTTTGTACATGGGCATTACAGCATCGGCCATTTTATCTTCAGTCCTTCTCCTAATCATCCACAACATGGAATTTGGCTTCTTTACTGCTGCCAATCACTGAGTCCCAATCTCCATCGAGCTTTCCACTACAACCccaattcttctttttcagtCTCAGCCAGTTAGACCCTATTGTGTATATTTTAAGCATCTTTTTGTCCCTAAATGCATCACTTTTTGCAAATCATGCTGCTGTTAAGGTCAAACAAGCAGTGGCCAGTAATAAAGCTGATAGACCTATTCTATTTTATGTGAAGTTTTTCCTGAAAAGTGGCTTTACAAAGCCTGAATGTtctttttatttgcattttctttGTTAAAAATAAATGATGATCAAGTtaaactcatttttaaaaaattgtaatagCAGTTCCAGCAAAACTCGCCAGATGGTGCCAAAGTGTTATCCTTTTTCTTCCTTGTGAGTGCTGAAGCAAGAGGATTTTGCTGTGTGTATTACTGTGTGTATTTGCCCTGGGTTCAATGCTGTTGAGAAGCAGGTATTTCCCCACTTAACTGCAGTACATTTGTGTTCCTCAAGGGTTTTTCCTGATGGTTtttttcccaaacctgcttttctGTGAAGTTTTGAGCaagatcacagcaaagcctgGATGGCTATTGTGTAAGCAAGAAACTTCTAGTTTTCCTGGTCCCACCCACACAACAGCCATTtttactacacacacacacactattttactacttatatttttatatataaaatctTTAAGCCCTTTTCTTTTCGTTTTTTGTACATGGGTTTATATATTGCCCCTGTATCTGGAGTATTACTTTTTAAAGTGAAAATTGAGAATCCAGAGAACCTAATAGACAGAGTTTTTATAATAATAGAAcaacattaatttttaaaaagccccagtgGGTGTGGTGTGGACTGACCCATGCTGAGGTACCAGAATAAGGGAAAATATGAGAAACCACACCTGTTGGATAATTAGCACATTCCATGTTGTAAATGCTCTAGCATTATACAACTCAGTAGGCAGTATGTTAAATCAGATGTCTAAGGAGCTGCTCAGCACACTGGCTAAGGGAGGAAGTCCTTAGTTCAACTTTTACCTTGGCAATAAACTCTGAAGTGGACTTAGGTATGCCCCACTCTTTCTATTGTGAGGTGTGCACATGCTTAAGATTCAGTACAAGCTGAGACTAATCTCCCAGAATGCAGTGATTCAACAGACTAGAAACTGTGATAGGCTGCTGATCATTCTAGAATAGCAGCACTGTAATACTGTCCATTCAGGTCCCAACAGCAGAAGCTTTGTGCCAGTTGTGATATAGTACTTGCTGTGTTCATAGtaaccaatgtattttttttctctccacaGGAGCTGAACGTATTTTTGATGGAGGACTGAAACTTTTAGGTAGATTATCACTCGTAACAGAAAAAGACCTGTGGATGGTTAATGGACTTCCTAATGAAACCAACTCCTCTGACCATCTCCCTCTCCTAGCTGAGTTCCGACTAGAAGAATAACACACAAATAATTGACTGTCCTATTTTCCCTTCTTCTTGGTTTTTGCTTGATTCTCCAGTGGCAGGAAAAACTGCAGGCAGCATGTCTCTCTCATAGGtttgtgttttgtattttttttaaaaaaagcttttgtAAATTATTGAAGCTGTTCAGATAAACAAATGGCAGCTTTACCTTGTTAATAATGGGGAAATACTgtgctgtattttttaaaaaaaattcactgCTTTTCACAGAGATGGTATAAAGTGCTTTCTAAAATGTAAGTGATGACAAGTTTGTGGTGTAATGGGAACCTTTGTCTTTCCTGTAAAATATCCTGAAGAATTTTGTAAGGTTTGTATCTAATGCAAATGCCTTTCAGTGTATCAATTTCTCCGTTGTCTGTAAAAAAAACTTTGGATGATGGGTTGAAATATATCTGCCTCCTTTCACCCTCTCAGTAGCCCCGTGAGTTTAGTTAAACTACAAGCACTTTGCCAAGGCAATAAGGAGACAGAGCTGGTGGGAAAAGAGCTCATTTTGCTTTGAAACTCACTGCGTATCCTTGGCATAGTCACTctcttttagcccagtttccttTACAGAGttattgtgatgataaaatgggacAGGGAACTGTATATGCTAGTCTGGGTTATTTGGAGGAATAATAATAAAGtgttatcaagtcacagctgacttgtggcaatccctcatgggattttcaaggcaaaagactttcagaggtagtttgcaatTTACTTTTTCTGCATAGTGACCTGGTCTTCCTTCTTGGTCACCCATCCAATTagtaaccatggctgaccctgcaaAATTGGCCAGAGGCATTTTGTAATATCAGGTTTTATGCTGGGACGTCACCTTTTAAATCCTGTGGGTCCAGGCCATGTtgacatcatcatcataattTCCTTTGTTTTTAATGCACCCAGGCGCAAGGCAGGTTACAACATGATTGAAACATACTACAGAATTAACTATAATAGTGTTAAAAACTATAAAAATTATTAATTACAAAGAATTACTGGAACATTGCTAAAACATTTGATAGCATCTGCTACACAATTAAATTAAAGTCCCAAGGGATTCTGATTGTGGGTAGCAATAGATGGAATAGTGCAGAGCAAATGGGTGGGTGAGAAAGTCAGCCATGATAGAGTAAATTCTggcagagcaggggaggccagtaTAGAT contains:
- the ANGEL2 gene encoding protein angel homolog 2 isoform X3, whose product is MLSLQRLGRVWIAHWNLAQRVFQNGQTYKCVKWTGYCSWVWCSHVNPQDFPVSWNRKPHNHIQNCSIHLSPANMKSEGDEPTPKRRRCSEDQDISFSPNEQLSTSFPNEALVFQNKPQHEEESLPKPRAGVIKRSWEYFCQKSKKMKILEEDKQISQDNKELQEKFDFTVMSYNILSQDLLEDNSHLYKHCRHQILSWNYRFPNILSDIKRLDADVLCLQEVQEDQYGKEIKPSLEALGYHCEYKMRTGRKPDGCAICFKISKFSLLSSNPVEFFRRDIPLLDRDNVGLVVLLQPRFHCKVSAAICVANTHLLYNPRRGDIKLTQLAILLAEITNVAIQEDGRFCPLVLCGDFNSVPYSPLYNFLKEGKLNYEGLPIGQVSGQEQSPKGKRILSIPIWPESLGISQDCMYEEQQKQLERERDRGEAKESALEAAEEIIIVSQRLPTDLHHSFQLSSAYTHYLPDSGLPEVTTCHSRGAVTVDYIFYSEARDIFEQPGAERIFDGGLKLLGRLSLVTEKDLWMVNGLPNETNSSDHLPLLAEFRLEE
- the ANGEL2 gene encoding protein angel homolog 2 isoform X4; this translates as MLSLQRLGRVWIAHWNLAQRVFQNGQTYKCVKWTGYCSWVWCSHVNPQDFPVSWNRKPHNHIQNCSIHLSPANMKSEGDEPTPKRRRCSEDQDISFSPNEQLSTSFPNEALVFQNKPQHEEESLPKPRGVIKRSWEYFCQKSKKMKILEEDKQISQDNKELQEKFDFTVMSYNILSQDLLEDNSHLYKHCRHQILSWNYRFPNILSDIKRLDADVLCLQEVQEDQYGKEIKPSLEALGYHCEYKMRTGRKPDGCAICFKISKFSLLSSNPVEFFRRDIPLLDRDNVGLVVLLQPRFHCKVSAAICVANTHLLYNPRRGDIKLTQLAILLAEITNVAIQEDGRFCPLVLCGDFNSVPYSPLYNFLKEGKLNYEGLPIGQVSGQEQSPKGKRILSIPIWPESLGISQDCMYEEQQKQLERERDRGEAKESALEAAEEIIIVSQRLPTDLHHSFQLSSAYTHYLPDSGLPEVTTCHSRGAVTVDYIFYSEARDIFEQPGAERIFDGGLKLLGRLSLVTEKDLWMVNGLPNETNSSDHLPLLAEFRLEE
- the ANGEL2 gene encoding protein angel homolog 2 isoform X2; the protein is MLSLQRLGRVWIAHWNLAQRVFQNGQTYKCVKWTGYCSWVWCSHVNPQDFPVSWNRKPHNHIQNCSIHLSPANMKSEGDEPTPKRRRCSEDQDISFSPNEQLSTSFPNEALVFQNKPQHEEESLPKPRGVIKRSWEYFCQKSKKMKILEEDKQISQDNKELQEKFDFTVMSYNILSQDLLEDNSHLYKHCRHQILSWNYRFPNILSDIKRLDADVLCLQEVQEDQYGKEIKPSLEALGYHCEYKMRTGRKPDGCAICFKISKFSLLSSNPVEFFRRDIPLLDRDNVGLVVLLQPRFHCKVSAAICVANTHLLYNPRRGDIKLTQLAILLAEITNVAIQEDGRFCPLVLCGDFNSVPYSPLYNFLKEGKLNYEGLPIGQVSGQEQSPKGKRILSIPIWPESLGISQDCMYEEQQKQLERERDRGEAKESALEAAEEIIIVSQRLPTDLHHSFQLSSAYTHYLPDSGLPEVTTCHSRGAVTVDYIFYSEARDIFEQPGEEIWFSCLYPYHMYQIDTNIQYARILSKIPCIKHAADIGCSRILLFHHGVQQQKDRLVWTLTPSYILLLTE
- the ANGEL2 gene encoding protein angel homolog 2 isoform X1, giving the protein MLSLQRLGRVWIAHWNLAQRVFQNGQTYKCVKWTGYCSWVWCSHVNPQDFPVSWNRKPHNHIQNCSIHLSPANMKSEGDEPTPKRRRCSEDQDISFSPNEQLSTSFPNEALVFQNKPQHEEESLPKPRAGVIKRSWEYFCQKSKKMKILEEDKQISQDNKELQEKFDFTVMSYNILSQDLLEDNSHLYKHCRHQILSWNYRFPNILSDIKRLDADVLCLQEVQEDQYGKEIKPSLEALGYHCEYKMRTGRKPDGCAICFKISKFSLLSSNPVEFFRRDIPLLDRDNVGLVVLLQPRFHCKVSAAICVANTHLLYNPRRGDIKLTQLAILLAEITNVAIQEDGRFCPLVLCGDFNSVPYSPLYNFLKEGKLNYEGLPIGQVSGQEQSPKGKRILSIPIWPESLGISQDCMYEEQQKQLERERDRGEAKESALEAAEEIIIVSQRLPTDLHHSFQLSSAYTHYLPDSGLPEVTTCHSRGAVTVDYIFYSEARDIFEQPGEEIWFSCLYPYHMYQIDTNIQYARILSKIPCIKHAADIGCSRILLFHHGVQQQKDRLVWTLTPSYILLLTE